ATGGGTCGGCGCCGGTCGCTGTTAACAGCTGTTTCGCGCTGGATCGGTTGCTGGACGTGCTGGCTCACATTGACACGGagtgaggagggagaggtgtgtgtgtgtgtgtgtgtgtgtgggcgggTAGGCCACGGCCGCTAACGCGCACTGGCCTGGCGTGCTGATCTCTTTTCTGTGATTATTATTGTCTTTTctgtatatatgtgtgtgcttccTCGTGTGGCTCCTTCTCACATTCCGTGCCCCAACCATGTGCGAATTCCTGCCGTTGCCTGCTTTTTCTTCCCCCGTTCTCGCTGAACATCAAGAGGCATCTGAGCATGTCTGtcgccgttgttgttgttctgtCTAGTGTGCGAGGCCTCCCTCACCATGCAAGGGGACGACGATGAGAACAGTAATAATAAAAGCGGCCTGCAAGCGGTACagcgcgcagacggcgaggaAACGCATTTATGTAACATGGCACGCTGTGTGGTGTGACGTAGAGGATTGCGTTGTGCGTCTTCATCACTGGCcattcctcccccccccccgacccCCTGAACTACGCGGTCGCATCTCTGCGTGAGGATGTCTGTCACAGAATGCACGTGGATGCTCGTGCTTATTGTGGATATGAGTGAAGTATACGTGATTGTCTCTGTCGTCCTCGAGCGATTTCCACCGCGTCTTTCTGCTTGTGACCGCTACcggcgcccccccctccccttccccataCAGCTACGAGAAACTCACCGATGCGACCAAGACTTGAGCGTATGAAGAGGTTTGCTTTGCGCGTGCATCTCTCGCTCGGTTGCCTGCGCGTCTTACCAGGACTGACCATGCGGAGCTACCTGGGTGACAGTGCGCATGGCTTGCTTTCGAGCTCAACGCATGCCCACCCTACCCAGCCGTCTTCTGTCTACCCTTCACCTTCGACAGCCAACGCCTCTGCTCTTATGCGCTCCAACTTCGCCCGACTCAACTGAcgtgcatgcacgcacgtTGGTGCGCGCTGCCATGCGCGCCATGGTGCCACAGGATCTGTCAAGTTGCATGAAGAAATAGCTTCGTTGTTTCCCTCGTATCTCCCGTCTCGCAGCACATTGATCTGCATATCGAATCCTTTGTTTGTCCCCGTCGTGCCCGGTGTTTCGCTTCCGTTTCTGCGGGCTCAGCAAGTGCCATACCTGCCTCACACAGCTTTCTCTGCTTGGGCCCTTTCACAGACGGGTTCTTCTGCAGCCTCTGCCCCTCATAGCAGCTGTACGTAGAAGGTGACTTGAAAGATGGGCACCTACAAGCGCATCCGCTCCCAGTCGGCGTACGAAGAGGCGAACGTGTCGGCCTTCGTAGACAGCTGCGTGGAGTATGCAAGCAGCGTGACGTTCCACGCGGTGGAGAAGAGCCGCGCGTTGACTTCAAAGACGGGGCAGGTGCAGACGGTGCTTGTGCTGGGCACGGAtgcgcagctgaaggagatggcggcggcggcggcggtgtgtCCGCACTacgatgcggcggcgtgcgctgctgcggcgacggcgccggagtcgcgtgcgcacgtcgTGAAGGTGACAGCGACGATACGGCTGCTGATTGGGAAGGTGCCGTCCGTCGCGTCGCGCCACAACTGCGCGTCGCGTCCGGACCAGGTGAGCGAGATCGTGAAGCAGGCAATGGCGGAGTGCCCCGCCGCGGACGCCGAGGCTGGGCTGGACATCTACTACCTGGGCAGCGACCACGAGGTGAGCGTGGCCGTCGCGATTGCGCGGTCGTGCAGGCGATCGTTTACTGCGAAGCGCGGGCACGCGGAGCAGAGCTACCTGAGCGTTGGCCGCCCGGTGCGCGTGGTGATGCCGTCCGGCAAGACAGCGCAGCTCGCTGTGATTGCGCAGTGCGTGCAGCTGTGCCAGCGGCTGGTGGACGCGCCAACGAACCTGCTGGACACGGTGACGTTCACGGAGATTGCTGTGCGGTGGGCGGCGAAGCTGAAGGCCGCCGGCATCGATGTGTCCGCGAACGTGATCGCTGGAGAGGAGCTCCGCGAGCGTGGGTACGGTGGTCTTTACGGTACCGGGAAGGCCGCTGAGTACCCGCCGCACCTTGTGACATTGTCGTACAAGCCGAAGGCTGGTATGTTACCCAAGGATCGAATTGCACTTGTGGGCAAAGGCATCGTGTACGACACCGGCGGCCTTGCGATCAAGCCCCGCGACGGCATGTGTACGATGAAGCACGACAtgggcggtgcagcggccgtGTTCTGCGGCTTGTTGTGCCTGGCGATGATGCGTGCGCCTATTGAGGTGTCGAGCATCTTGTGTCTCGCTGACAACGCCGTGGGCCCCCGCTCGCAGCGCAATGACGACATCCTGCGCATGAAGTCCGGCGTCACCGTGGAGGTTAACAACACAGACGCCGAAGGCCGCCTTGTGCTCTCGGACGGTGTTTACCATGCCTGCAAGGAGCTGAGCTACACGCCGAGCATCATTGTGGACATGGCGACGCTGACAGGCGCGCAAGGCGTTGCCACTGGTCAGCACCACGCTGCCATCTACGCGAACTCAGAGGCCAGCGAGAACCGCTTTGTGGCCGCCGGCAAGGCGTGCGGCGACTTGTGTTTTCCAGTCGTGTACTGCCCTGAGTTTCACAACGCCGAGTTTGCCAGCGCTGTGGCCGATTGTAGGAATAGTGTAAAGAGCCGTGCCAATGCACAGGTGAGCTGCGCCGGGCAGTTTATCGGCAACAATCTGTCCAAGGACTACGAGGGCGAATGGGTGCATGTTGACCTGGCCGCGCCCGCGACCCGCGATGAGGCCACAGGGTTTGGTGTCGCCTTGATTGCGCAGACGTTTGCAGCGGAGCTGTTGTAGATAAGGTTTTGTCGTCACGTCATGCGAATAAAGGAGTGAGGGGCTGGTGCTCGCGGTCATGGTGGAGAGTGTCTGCGGGTCCACGgacccccctccttctcccctttGTGTCTGTGGCCTATCGGCCGGaaaaacaacacacacacacacacacacatagcCCTCTGTGCTGCAACCATCCTAGTTCCTTTCCATTTTTTTTTATTGCTTTGTTTCTTTCCGTGGTATGGGCATCGTCTGCGCTTCCTGATAGTATCTCTTACTTACTCCTCACTcaggcccccctcccctcctctcccgaatctctgctgccgtcgcggtgACAGTTGCGGCTCTGCCTTGCTCCCTACCACTCCGCTCGATGCGTGCGAgagatgctgcagcgctcCTCGTACACGTGACACCACCGCGGGGTCTGCGTTGTCCATTCGCGCACGCTGGGCCGTATcactctcctcctcttccctcgcCCTTTTCTCTGCTTGCTTTTCTCTCCTTTGTGTCGGTCGGCGCATGTGGGGACGGGGGCACAGCGAAGAGGTTGCTGCGCCACAGCATCCTTCCCTTTTTGTGTTGGTGCGCCTGTGGGTGTCTGTGTCGTTCATCGGACGTGCACAGAgcgacggcaccaccaccaccaccactcacaaacacacgcgcatggcTTGAAAAACGTTTAGGTACGCACAGCCGTGTCAGCAGAGAGCAAGTCGTTCCATGGCGGATAGAGAGCTCTCTATCTCATTGCGGATCCTGGTGTCGTCTTTTCTAAACTGTCCTTAAGACTACTAAACACACActtgcacacacgcgagcaGAGCACGCACCTCACGCCCAAATCGACGTAGCGCTCTTTCGGTTCCGATTCCCGTCTTGCGGTTTGCGTGCCTCCCTCGCATCGAGCGCGTCAGGGCAACGACCGCCTCCCCGCACTGGCGAGAGGACAAATTTTgccgcttctctctcgccaTCATTCTCCTCGGCatcctctccccacccccgaCGCAGTGTCCGTAgacgccctcccccttcccactCAAGTTCTTCTTCCACGGGTTCACGCAGATAAGCCATGAGGCTCCCGGGCTGGATGCGGCGGTGTGAGATCTATGCGATCTGCATGGTGTGGCCCATCGCCACCGTTGTGGGGCTCGTAGGCACCTATCGTCTCTTCATGTGGAGCTACGGCGGTCGTGAGTGCTTCCGCTACGTTGCCATCCAGGAGCCGTTCAAGGGGGAGTGGTATCAGGCGAACCCCAAGTCAGCGCTTGGCATGGACACACCGCTCTCGCACGTGCCCAAGTACCTGGAGACGCCAGGGTACACCGTCGACGGGGCCACGGACGATCATCCACACCACCGCAACTTCTAAGCGAACACACAAGGAGATGTCAACGCCTCGCCGATCATACCGTGGGCTCTCTCGCAGCGCCCGGGCCCATTCTcgtgcttcagcagctgtGCTTTGGTCACCTGACCCTTCCCCTTGCCCGCACCCTGTCCGCATGCGCGTGCTGGCGTTAAGGGGGCGTCGAGCTGCGTTGCTCGTTGGGGCGTACTCACGATTTCCTTGTATGATCACACACGACTACTCGTGCGAGGGTGGCGGTGTTCTTTGAAGGGATCTACCGTGTTACGCTAATCGTGTTCTGTTGCGGTGctctgtgtttgtgtgtctggGTGTCTACATGCTCCCTTGCGTGGTTGCAGTGCTCGAAAACAGCTAACGCGGAGTCCAGCCAAGACCCATTGGCTGTAACCTCCCTCTCGGTTCTCCTTCGCTGTTCACAGTTGCCCGCATCATCTCTTTACTTAACAGCAGGCCTTGCTGGCGCTCGAAGGCACCTTCGAGGAGCCTTCGgcgggtgccgccggcgtgcCGTTGAATGTGTTGCTAGGTGGCCGGCCTCGATctcgtgtctctctctctctctcttgtgcatGTGTACCAGCTCGAACGTCATCAACGCCTctacctcccccctccttccgcctccgccctGATCGTTTGTGGCATAGGGACATATCTTGCACACCTCACAGCGCCTACGTGGCACCCTGCACACGGGACGAGTCCAAcgtcttctctccttccttttcttcACCGTTTTGATTGGACTCTCCGTGCACATGAGATGCTCCGCCAGCTTCCTTTTTTCCGACACTCCTCCGGCTTCTGCTGGCAGTGCTTCGGATCAGCGCCAGCACTCGTtgcgtcctcctcctttggCCACAGGCCACCTAGACCGCGAAGGCCAGACAGGCCTGGATGTCAGAAGAATGTGCCCATCAGTGGATCGTCCAAGCAGCCGCCGCATCAGTTGGCGCAGCCGTGCCCCTCGCCCTGTCACGGTTCGCCAACTCTGCCGCGCTATTCTCGGTATGGATCATGCTGGCGtctgcacggcagcggtcgGGAAGCCCTGCAGTCGCCACGCCACGCAGGAACCGCAGACTCGTGTGCTCTCGTCAGCGTCAACGTCTAGTGCGTCTGCACTGTGTGAAGAAGACGACAAAGTGCGCGGTGACAGACACGGTTTGCGCGAGGTTGTCACCGCTGCCCGTCTGGGCGAGAGCACCATTCAGCTGGATGCGGCCGCGTGCCACCGCGTTGTCGTGTGTGGCCGCATTGTGCGCTGCATTGACGCCTTTTCCAACGGTagcgtcgccgctgcagcaggggCCGTCGCATCTTCCATGTCTCCAACTGTGGTTCCATACGACCTCTTGTGGCTCTCCGACGCCACCGGTGTCGTTTGCGTGTTGCGGCTCCGTCCTGTTCTTGTGCACGGGCGCACatcgcctccttccccctgTCGCTTGTTCGGTGGATGGTCAAGCGGGTCCGCGCGCGATGGGCGCAGCGATGCACTGGGCGCCGCTGGTGTTGGACTATCAGGCGTCTTCGCCGCTGTTGACACCGGCGGAACTGCGCCTTCTCCCATgtctgcagcggcacgcgcgtcgctgtcggACTGCAACCCATGCTCGCCTGTGCCTGAGGAATGGCGGTGCCCTAGTGACTTGGGCATTGGCGAGGTGACACGCAAGGCCATCAGTTGGGGCACAGACGCGACAGCAGCTATGGTAGACCTTGGGCTCGAGTATGAGGATGACTACGCCCTCGGTGTCAACGACTACGTGGTGTGTGTAGGGTCTCTTGCCTTCGCCGACGTTGATGTACAGACGAGGCATGCTCTGCAGCCGTATGCCAGCGATCTACGCCAGGCTACCTGGGCTGCAGCCACGTCGTCGCGGTCACCCTTCTCTGCCTTCCCGGGCGACGCAGCATCCTTCATCGGCACTGGCGATGCCTCGGGTGACGCGGGCTGCCTTGCGTGCGGTGCAGATGGAAGAGATGCCGCtaccgaggaggagggagctGCGGCTAGCGTGCGACGCCGCTCAGTGCCAgtaccgccgccgcggcaggcgtTCGTGTTACTCCCAGGCAGCGAggtgccgctgacgctggaCGCGGCACGGGCGCAGCTGGGCTTGGTTGGATCGCTGCCAGCGAGCGCCCATTACCTCACCGCTGCTGAAGCCGTACAGTGGGGCTGCACACCTTTTGATCACGCCGCCTCGAGCTCAACACCGTTGCCATTCTCGGCATCCGAACTCCGCGACCAGGGCGGTGGAAGGAAGCTAGCGACATCTGCCGGCTGCGTCACCTCAACGGCACCCGCCTGTGCAGG
The DNA window shown above is from Leishmania major strain Friedlin complete genome, chromosome 33 and carries:
- a CDS encoding putative aminopeptidase; its protein translation is MGTYKRIRSQSAYEEANVSAFVDSCVEYASSVTFHAVEKSRALTSKTGQVQTVLVLGTDAQLKEMAAAAAVCPHYDAAACAAAATAPESRAHVVKVTATIRLLIGKVPSVASRHNCASRPDQVSEIVKQAMAECPAADAEAGLDIYYLGSDHEVSVAVAIARSCRRSFTAKRGHAEQSYLSVGRPVRVVMPSGKTAQLAVIAQCVQLCQRLVDAPTNLLDTVTFTEIAVRWAAKLKAAGIDVSANVIAGEELRERGYGGLYGTGKAAEYPPHLVTLSYKPKAGMLPKDRIALVGKGIVYDTGGLAIKPRDGMCTMKHDMGGAAAVFCGLLCLAMMRAPIEVSSILCLADNAVGPRSQRNDDILRMKSGVTVEVNNTDAEGRLVLSDGVYHACKELSYTPSIIVDMATLTGAQGVATGQHHAAIYANSEASENRFVAAGKACGDLCFPVVYCPEFHNAEFASAVADCRNSVKSRANAQVSCAGQFIGNNLSKDYEGEWVHVDLAAPATRDEATGFGVALIAQTFAAELL